A region from the Brassica napus cultivar Da-Ae chromosome C8, Da-Ae, whole genome shotgun sequence genome encodes:
- the LOC111215565 gene encoding F-box/LRR-repeat protein At1g48400-like, producing MVKDEEEICCLSTCHVKVLGISEYGGSFQELKQMRHFLGKLECLETVKVCVDAEENNNNREVLRANLLSLPRLSSKCNIMFI from the coding sequence ATGGTAAAGGATGAGGAAGAAATTTGTTGTTTATCGACATGTCATGTGAAGGTGCTAGGGATTTCAGAGTATGGAGGTTCTTTTCAAGAGCTTAAACAGATGAGACATTTCTTGGGCAAGTTGGAATGTCTTGAAACCGTGAAAGTTTGTGTTGACGCAGAAGAGAATAACAACAACCGTGAAGTCTTGCGAGCTAATCTGCTGTCCCTCCCAAGACTTTCATCCAAGTGCAACATCATGTTCATCTAA
- the LOC125591808 gene encoding uncharacterized protein LOC125591808 encodes MPNVVNATLLAELQRYRDAYGGQLPNGKAAAGAGDNPIPPGVGQNPPPPPPLPAAPAVVHAPGPNYWDMLRHMKSMQTEFFNGKADAIVADNWRRQLERNFASARCPPEFRRDLAAHYLKDDVLVCWDEVVERAHGIRLTWDDFLEAFNGKYFPLEAMDAMESKFQDIRQGTRNVRDYGDEFNRLRRFAGHYLSDHDLIHRFLKGMRVELRNSCNVRDYRDVHELIKKAAEQESRLEEERRQNKTSQNRGAKRPRDALPTAEPAPARPPCERCGRYHVGECRAGACYNCGERGHMARECPKEKRGHRRRCYHCGQVGHLSWDCPTLQGENAVGAQPQQQRGQAARPRAYAVEGREGAEPIAGSVAVGGVMAFTLFDIGATHSFVSPKLTREWNFKGNFNTMVTGVETARTEKKATRGRYEEVPVILAGVNLPGDLLELELGRYEVILGMDWLAQHGAVVQCTKACVRIPLDGRQIVYRGMRTKTGIFVVSMAHAEEAIRKGGEAFLATIEMVGETEAPDLRSIPVATEYADVFEPLRGPPPHRNNAFTIELEPGTAPVSRAPYRLAPAEMAELKK; translated from the exons ATGCCGAACGTGGTGAACGCAACGCTCCTGGCGGAACTACAAAGGTACCGTGACGCCTATGGGGGTCAATTGCCCAATGGTAAAGCCGCAGCAGGGGCGGGGGACAACCCCATACCACCTGGGGTGGGTCAGAATCCGCCACCACCGCCACCACTCCCGGCAGCGCCTGCAGTGGTGCACGCCCCAGGCCCCAACTATTGGGACATGCTGAGACATATGAAGAGTATGCAGACGGAGTTTTTCAATGGAAAGGCCGATGCAATTGTCGCGGATAACTGGAGACGTCAACTTGAGAGGAACTTCGCTTCTGCAAGGTGCCCACCGGAGTTCCGTAGGGATCTGGCTGCCCACTATCTTAAGGACGACGTGCTAGTGTGTTGGGACGAAGTGGTCGAAAGGGCACACGGGATACGACTGACCTGGGATGACTTCCTGGAAGCATTCAATGGGAAGTATTTTCCCTTGGAAGCTATGGACGCAATGGAAAGCAAGTTTCAGGACATCCGTCAGGGGACAAGGAACGTGAGAGACTACGGAGATGAGTTCAACCGACTTCGGAGATTTGCGGGCCACTACCTGAGTGATCATGACTTAATCCACCGGTTCCTCAAAGGAATGAGGGTAGAACTGAGGAACAGCTGCAACGTGCGGGACTACCGTGATGTCCATGAACTGATCAAGAAAGCCGCAGAACAAGAATCACGGCTCGAGGAGGAGCGGAGGCAGAACAAGACCTCCCAGAACCGGGGTGCCAAACGGCCCCGAGATGCACTGCCCACGGCCGAGCCTGCCCCGGCAAGGCCCCCATGCGAAAGGTGTGGACGGTACCATGTAGGGGAGTGCAGGGCGGGAGCATGCTACAACTGCGGCGAACGTGGCCATATGGCGAGGGAATGCCCGAAGGAGAAACGAGGCCATCGCAGACGCTGTTACCACTGCGGTCAGGTGGGACATCTGTCATGGGATTGCCCAACACTACAAGGAGAGAATGCGGTAGGGGCGCAACCCCAACAGCAGAGAGGACAAGCCGCAAGGCCAAGAGCGTACGCCGTCGAGGGTCGCGAAGGAGCCGAACCAATCGCGG GGTCTGTCGCGGTTGGGGGAGTGATGGCATTCACTCTCTTCGACATTGGGGCAACTCACAGTTTTGTAAGCCCTAAACTTACACGTGAGTGGAACTTTAaggggaacttcaacaccatgGTGACGGGAGTTGAGACTGCAAGGACAGAGAAAAAGGCCACGAGGGGAAGATATGAGGAGGTACCAGTGATCCTCGCAGGAGTGAACTTACCCGGAGACTTGCTGGAACTAGAACTGGGGCGTTACGAGGTGATATTGGGAATGGATTGGCTAGCACAGCACGGAGCTGTAGTCCAGTGTACCAAGGCGTGCGTTAGGATTCCGCTTGATGGGAGGCAAATCGTGTACAGAGGAATGAGAACTAAGACCGGGATATTCGTGGTATCGATGGCCCATGCCGAAGAAGCAATCCGGAAAGGAGGAGAAGCCTTCCTAGCCACTATAGAAATGGTGGGGGAGACCGAAGCGCCAGATCTGAGAAGTATTCCTGTAGCGACAGAGTATGCAGATGTGTTCGAACCACTACGCGGTCCCCCACCTCATCGGAATAATGCCTTTACGATTGAGCTAGAACCCGGAACCGCCCCGGTCTCCAGGGCCCCCTACCGATTGGCACCGGCAGAGATGGCCGAACTTAAGAAATAA